The stretch of DNA CAGACCGGAGCCGACCAAGGACAGGTCGCCCGTCTGGCCTGGAAACTGTGCCAGCACCTGCGCCGCTTCGACCCGGACCCGGACGCGCCTCGCGTCTCGATGTCGGCCGCCGCGATCGAGCAGGCCGAGGAGCGCGCCCGGGCGATCGCCGCCGCGATCGCCGGCTCGGGCGTGCAGGTCGTCGGCGACCTCGGCGCGCTCGCCGCCGACCGTGGGCGGCCCTGAACGACGCCGCACCGATAGCCTTCCGCGGGTGACCACCTTCTCGCTCGTCACCGCCGTCTACGGTGTGGAGCGCTACCTCGATGCGTTCATCGAGTCGCTCGAGGAACAGACCTATCCCCACGAGCGGATCCAGATCGTGGCCGTCGACGACGGCTCGACCGATGGCTCGCTGGACCGGCTGCGGCTCTGGGCGGCCGAGGGCAGCTTCGAGATCGTCGTGCTGACCAAGGAGAACGGCGGCCAGGCCTCGGCCCGCAACCTCGGCCTGGACCACGCCACCGGCGACTGGATCACCTTCACCGACCCCGACGACCGGCTGGACGCTCGCTACTTCGCCACCATGGCGGCCTTCCTCGAGCGCCACCCCGGCACCGACGTCGCCGCCGCCGCGTTCTGGATGCTCGACGACGCGACCGGCGAGCTGTCCAACACCCATCCGCTGCGGGCGCGCTTCAACGACGGCAACATCCTGCGTGACCTCAGTGTCTTCGGCGACTACTTCTTCGGCAGTGCGCACGCCGGCTTCTTCCGCCGCTCCCGTCTGGAGAAGCTCGGCCTGCGCTTCGACACGCGGATCCGACCGAACTTCGAGGACGGGCACTTCACCTCCCTCTACCTGCTCGACCTGCCGGCCCCGAAGGTCGGCTTCGTCCGCTCCGCGCACTACCACTACCGCAAGCGTGACGACGGCAGCTCGACGATGCAGAAGAGCCTGCTGGACCCGCGGCGCTACACCGACGCGCTGCGCTACGGCCACCTCGACCTGCTGCAGCGAGCCGCGGCGAGCGGCGGCGTACCGCGTTGGCTCGCCGGCCTGATCGTCTACGAGTTGTCGTGGTACCTGTCGCTGCACGACGCCCGCGACGGCCGCACCGCCGCCAAGGGCGAGGTGGCCGCTGAGTTCCACCGCCTGCTCGGCGAGATCGTCGCGCTCCTGCCCCAGGAGGTGATCGACAGCTTCGCCTGGCGCCAGCTCAAGCCGCACAACCGCGCGCTCCTGCTGCACGGCTACGACGCGCAGCCGTGGCACGCGACCGAGGCGGTCATCGACAAGGTCGACCGCGCACGGCGACTGATGCGGCTCTCCTACCTCTACACCGGTACGGCGCCGAGCGAGCGGCTCCTGGTCGGCGGGACCGAGGTGCGGCCCCGGTATGCCAAGATCCGCGACCACGTCTCGCACGACCAAGTCCGGGTCCACGAGCGACTGCTGTGGGTGCCGACGACCGTCTCGGCGCGGCTCCAGCTCGAGGGCCGCGACGTGCAGATCCTGCCCGAGCCGCGCCGGCGGCCGCACCCGACGGTGCGCCCGCTGCAGCTGCAGCGCCTCCTCGACCCGACCCCCTCGCCGCTGGTGCCGCAGCCCGAGAGGACGGCGACGCCGGCCGAGGAGCGGCTGCTGGAGACCGCCCGTGGCCGCCGGGCACGCAAGTACGCCGACGCCTGGGTCCTCATCGACCGGATCCACGACGCCGACGACTCCGCCGAGCACCTCTTCCACCACCTGCGCGCCCACCATCGCGAGGTCAACGCCTGGTTCGTTCTCGAGCAGGGCACGCCCGACTGGGAGCGGCTGCGGCGTACGGACAAGGACCGGCTGGTCGCCTTCGGCAGCGAGGAGTGGAAGCTCCTGATGCTCAACGCCGAGCACCTGGTCAGCAGCCACCCCGACACCGCCGTGTCACGGCCGCCGGCGCTGGGCTTCGCCGCGCCGACCTGGCGGACCACCTTCCTGCAGCACGGCGTGATCAAGGACGATCTCTCCGGCTGGCTCAACCGGCGCCCGCTCGACGTCTTCGTGACGAGCACGCCGGCCGAGCACGCCTCGATCGTCGGCGACCACACCGGCTACACCTACACCGACCTCGAGACGGTGATGACAGGGCTGCCCCGGTTCGACCGGCTGCTGGAGGCCGGACGACAGGTCGGTCGGACGCGGGACCTGGTGCTGGTGGCGCCGACGTGGCGGTTCTGGCTGATCCCACCGCAGGCCACCGAGCACCAGCGCCGCGAGGGCCTCGAGCCGGGCTTCCTGGCCTCGGAGTTCGTGCAGCGCTGGACCGCCTTCCTGCGTTCGCCGGAGCTGGCCGAGGCCTGCCGCCGGCACGGCCTCACGCTGGGGTTCCTGCCGCACCCGAACCTCCAGCAGGCCCTCCCGCTGCTCGACCTGCCCGACCACGTGCAGCCGCTGCGCTTCGAGGGGACCGACGTGCGCCGCCTGGTCGCCCGCTCGGCGCTGCTCGTGACCGACTACTCCTCGATGGCGTTCAACGCCGCCTACATCGACCGGCCGGTGCTCTACTACCAGTTCGACGCCGATCGGGTGCTGGCCGGCGACCACGTCGGCGGCCGGGGATACTTCGACTACGAGCGCGACGGCTTCGGGCCCGTCCTCGCCTCCCACGAGGCTGCGGTCGCGGCGGCCGTGGCGCAGCTCGACGCTGGCCCCGAGCCGCTCGCCCCGTACGCCGCGCGCACCGCAGCGACCTTCCCGTTGCGCGACGGCGGCTGTTGTGAGCGGGTCACCCAGGCGATCCTCGCCTCGGCGCGACCCGTGACAGATGCGGTGGAGGCGGGCGGTGGCTGAGCCGGCGGTGGTGGCGGTGATGGGCAGCTGCATCACCCGCGACAACTTCAACAGCCGGTTCAACCCGGGCTACCGCGACCGGTTCACCTGCCCGCTGCACCAGAACCAGACGTCCCTCATCTCGCTGATGTCGACGCCGATCGAGGCGCCATGGCGGCCGACCAGGGAGATGAACGACTACGACCGGTGGAACGTCGCCACCGAGCTCGACAAGTCCTTCCTCGCCGAGGTCGTCGCACTCCAGCCGGACTACCTGATCCTCGACTTCTTCGCCGACGCCTTCTTCGGGGTCGCCCAGCTCGACACCGGCGAGTACGTCACCGACAACCGCTGGAAGCTGCGGCGTACCGATCTCTACCGGGACTGGGCCGACCGGGGGCGGCTGACGAGGGTCAAGCTGGTGCGGGACGCGGAGGTCTACCTCCCCCTGTGGGAGGCCGCCTTCGAGGCGTTCGTGCGCTTCGCCCGCGACCGGCTGCCGGCGACCACGCTGGTGCTGCATCGCGGCCGGTTCACCGACGGCCTGCTGCTGCCGGGTGCGTCCCGGCCGACCAGTCTGCGTGACCACCTCGGACCGAAGCGGCGCATCCCGGTCAAGCGCGCCAACCGGCGCTGGGCCGAACTCGACGACCACGCCGCCACCCGGGTGGACGCCGTCATCGACCTGACCGACCGGGACTACCCGAGCTTCCCCGACCACCCGTGGGGACCGTTCTACGTCCACTACGCGATGGAGTACTACCCGCGCTTCCTGGCCCAGCTGGCCACGATCGACGACCGGCTGCTGCGGCGGCGCTGAGGCAGGCGCCCCCGCGACCCCTGGGCGTCACAGCCAGCCGGCGAGGCGGGTCACGACCCGCTCGGCACCCCTGCCGTCGGCCTCGGTGAGGTAGCGCTCCGTGACCCGCTCCGCCAGCGGGCCGCAGGACTCGGCCAGCGCAGGCAGGTCACCCAGCAGTGCCGCCACGTCCTGCGTCGAGTCGGCCGTCGGACCCGGCAGCGTGGCGTCGTAGTCGAGCAGCGGAGCCCGTACGGCGAAGTACGCGTCCCGGTCGCGGGTCAGCAGGACCGCCGGCTTGCCGGTCAGCGCCCAGTCGATCCGTGCGGGCCCGTAGTCGAACACCGCGGCGTCGGCCGCGAGCAGCAGGTGCTCCAGCCGCGGGTACAGGCTGACGTCGAGGACGGGCGTACGGCGCACCCGCTTCTCGGCCGCGCGCGCATCGAACCGGTGGGCGCGGACGAGCACCGCATAGCCCGGTCCGAGCCGCTCCGCGAGAGCGCCGAGGTCGAGGCCGTCGTACATCGGCGCCGCCTCGACCCGGCTCGAGCGCGCGTCGCGGTAGGTCGGTGCGTAGAGCACCGCCCGCGTCTGCGGCCCGAGGCCCAGCTCCGCCCGGACCCGGGCGCGCAGCTCCGCCGCCGGGCCCAGGAGGGCGTCGGTCTGCGGAGCGGCGAGCAGCACCTCACCGGCGTAACCGGTCTCGCGACGGTAGATCTCGACGGCCTCCTCGCCCGGCGCGACGAGCAGGTCCCAGGCCTGCACCTGGCGGGCGAGCAGCGCTGTCAGGCCGGCGGGAAGTCCCCGCTCGACCGCGTGCGCGGCACCGAGGGAGACCACCGGCCACCCGGGCGCGACGTGCACGAGCCGCTGGTGAGGGCGCTTGAGGAACCACTCCGGCAGCGCCGCGTCGGCGACCAGGACGGGCACCGACCGCAGCGCGTCGTACCAGGCCGCCGAGTCGATCACGAGCGGTACGGCGCCGTCCGGGACGACCACGTCGTGGCCCTGGACCGCCCACAGCCGGGCGACGTCGGGCCGGGTCCGCGCGAGCTCGGCGTCGAGCGCGGCCAGGC from Nocardioides sp. BP30 encodes:
- a CDS encoding bifunctional glycosyltransferase/CDP-glycerol:glycerophosphate glycerophosphotransferase yields the protein MTTFSLVTAVYGVERYLDAFIESLEEQTYPHERIQIVAVDDGSTDGSLDRLRLWAAEGSFEIVVLTKENGGQASARNLGLDHATGDWITFTDPDDRLDARYFATMAAFLERHPGTDVAAAAFWMLDDATGELSNTHPLRARFNDGNILRDLSVFGDYFFGSAHAGFFRRSRLEKLGLRFDTRIRPNFEDGHFTSLYLLDLPAPKVGFVRSAHYHYRKRDDGSSTMQKSLLDPRRYTDALRYGHLDLLQRAAASGGVPRWLAGLIVYELSWYLSLHDARDGRTAAKGEVAAEFHRLLGEIVALLPQEVIDSFAWRQLKPHNRALLLHGYDAQPWHATEAVIDKVDRARRLMRLSYLYTGTAPSERLLVGGTEVRPRYAKIRDHVSHDQVRVHERLLWVPTTVSARLQLEGRDVQILPEPRRRPHPTVRPLQLQRLLDPTPSPLVPQPERTATPAEERLLETARGRRARKYADAWVLIDRIHDADDSAEHLFHHLRAHHREVNAWFVLEQGTPDWERLRRTDKDRLVAFGSEEWKLLMLNAEHLVSSHPDTAVSRPPALGFAAPTWRTTFLQHGVIKDDLSGWLNRRPLDVFVTSTPAEHASIVGDHTGYTYTDLETVMTGLPRFDRLLEAGRQVGRTRDLVLVAPTWRFWLIPPQATEHQRREGLEPGFLASEFVQRWTAFLRSPELAEACRRHGLTLGFLPHPNLQQALPLLDLPDHVQPLRFEGTDVRRLVARSALLVTDYSSMAFNAAYIDRPVLYYQFDADRVLAGDHVGGRGYFDYERDGFGPVLASHEAAVAAAVAQLDAGPEPLAPYAARTAATFPLRDGGCCERVTQAILASARPVTDAVEAGGG
- a CDS encoding DUF6270 domain-containing protein; its protein translation is MAEPAVVAVMGSCITRDNFNSRFNPGYRDRFTCPLHQNQTSLISLMSTPIEAPWRPTREMNDYDRWNVATELDKSFLAEVVALQPDYLILDFFADAFFGVAQLDTGEYVTDNRWKLRRTDLYRDWADRGRLTRVKLVRDAEVYLPLWEAAFEAFVRFARDRLPATTLVLHRGRFTDGLLLPGASRPTSLRDHLGPKRRIPVKRANRRWAELDDHAATRVDAVIDLTDRDYPSFPDHPWGPFYVHYAMEYYPRFLAQLATIDDRLLRRR